A stretch of DNA from Patescibacteria group bacterium:
GGAATAGCAATCCTTGAAAAGAAAAAAGGCAGAGAAGAACTGCTTTTCTCCGATTGTATTAAGACTTCCGCTAAAATTCCTTTCAACGAAAGGCTATTCATAATCGGCAAAGAGCTGGAAAAAATAATCAAGAAATGGAAGCCGGATATTACAGCCATAGAAAAGCTTTTTTTTACCACTAATCAAAAAACCGCTATGCGCGTCTCTGAGGTACGAGGATTAATAATCTACCTGGTTATGCTTTATAAATCTGAATTACGCGAATTTACCCCGCTTGAAATAAAGACGGCTGTTGTCGGCTATGGCAAAGCGGAAAAAAGGCAAGTAGAGCATATGGTAAAAACAATCCTTAAACTTAAAGATAAAGAAATGGCAGACGATGAAACAGACGCCATCGCCTGCGCTTTAACTTGCTCAGCCTGCCTGCCTGCAGACCTGTCTACCAGCAGACAACCCATCTATCCACTCCTCCATTCAAAAAGTAAATTAAAATAAGACTTTTTAGCATTAAATTTTCTACTGAATATTTTATCCACAGGTTATTCACATTTCATTTTAAAACACTTGCAAAAATTTTTAACTTCTGATAAAACTGGTATGTTCAGCCTTATATCTAAGCCTGACTAGGTCGTTTAAAGCGATTTAATTAAAAGTTTTAAATAAAAATATGTTCAACGATACAACAATGAACGATGATTTCTCCGACGATGAACTAGAAGAAGAGGAAGAGGATATGCCAATGGGAGATAATGATGACGATGAAAATGAAGAGGTGGAAGACGAAGAGTAATCATAAAAATAATCCGTCCGCCAGCTGGCGGACGGATTATTTTTTATAAAAATTACTTAATTTTTATTTTAAGAAAACGGTATTTCCCGACTCTCACCAAACAATCTTTTTTAATTTTATATTGAGCATCTGTTATTTTTTCATCATTTATCTCTATAGCATTTCCTTCAATCAATCTTCTAAAATCAGCTTTAGATGACACAAGCCCCTCGCCAAGCAAAACATCATTCAAATTAGCGCCTATCTCAGCTTCCGCCTCTTTAACATCCTCCGGTATACCGCCCTTCTGAAAAGTTTCTATAAAATTATTTTTCGCGCTCTCCGCCTCGACATTTCCGTAATATATCTCTACTACTCTTTTTGCCAATTCCATTTTTGCGTCGCGGGGATTAAGCTCTCCTTTTTCCATTTTTCCGCCAATATCAATTATTTCGCCTTCCGGCATATCTGTGGCAAGAAGAAGATATTTTGCGATCAATTCATCGCTTATAGACATCAATTTGCCGAATATTTCATTTGGCTCGTCAATAATATTAATAACATTACCCCAACTAGTAGACATCTTTCTTCCGTCTGTGCCTTCTATCATTTTTGTGATTAGAATATCTTGCTCGGGTTTGCCATAATGTCTTTGCACTATACGTCCGGCCTTTAAATTAAAAAGTTGGTCAAATCCGCCAATCTCCAAGTCGGTATTTACAACAAGAGAGTCGTACCCTTGCATAAGCGGATACAAGAACTCGCGGACGCTTATCTCTTCGCCTTTTTCAAACCTGTCTTTAAAGTTCCTTCGAGCAAGCATCTGACCCACAGAGAAACTCTCTGCCAACTCTGCAATTTCTTCAAGGTTAAGCTTTGAAAGAAATTCGCTATTATAATGAACTTCAACTTTTCCCATATCAAGGATTTTGCCAAGCTGAACAATATAATCCTTCATATTCTTTTCTATATCTTCCTTGGTGAGCATAGGCCTCTTCTCTAGCTTATCAGAAGGGTCTCCTATCCTGGCGGTAAAGTCACCGACAATCAAGACAATCTGATGCCCTAAATCCTGAAAAGCTCGTAATTTACGAAGTGGCACCGCTCGTCCTAAATGAATTTTGGGACCCGTGGGGTCAATTCCAAATTTAACCCGGAGCATTTCTCCTTTTTCCATTCTTTCCTTAAGATGATTAAAATCAATCACCTCTTCAACACCGCGAGTTAAAACTTCATTAATTTTTTGTTTATCTGTATTTATCAGCATTATTATTAAACAATAGCATATTATCGCATTTTTCGTATAGTATTTTTGTTCTATAGACAAACATTCTTTTTATATCTACAATACTTAACAATGTTACATAAAAAAATAATGAAGGATAAGGGCTTTATTTCTATTAAGGGGTTAATTGCAGCCTCTTTTATAATTTTATTTACAGGCGGAGGAATTTTTCTCTTATGGGCAAACACGCTTCAAATGCCCGATTTCGGTTCATTTGAACAGAGAAAAATAATTCAATCAACTAAAATATATGACAAAACAGGAAAGGTATTACTCTACGATGTTCATCAAAATATTCAACGAACAGTCGTCTCACTTGAAAAAATCTCGCGCCATATAAAAAATGCCACTGTGGCTATTGAAGATGCTGAATTCTACCAACATTCCGGTATTCGTCCAACCGCAATATTTCGAGCAGTTTTTATACAACCATTAAAAGGAAAAGGTGTCCAAGGTGGTTCAACTATCACTCAACAGGTAATTAAAAATACTCTTCTATCAAGAGAGAAAAAAATATCAAGAAAACTAAAGGAGGCAGTATTATCTCTTAGGCTTGAGAAATTAATGTCAAAAGATGAAATCCTTAATATTTACTTGAATGAAGCGCCTTATGGCGGAAGTATTTATGGGACAGAAGAAGCGGCTATGACTTTCTTTGGCAAAAATGCCCAAGATGTCACATTGGCGGAAGCAGCCTACTTAGCCGCCATACCGAAAGCGCCGACATTTTACTCGCCATATGGGAATAATCGCGACAAACTGGATGAAAGAAAAAATATTGTCTTAAACAGAATGCTTGAACTTGGATTTGTCAGTGAAAAAGACGCTGAAGAGGCAAAAAATGAAGAAGTGTATTTCGTACCGCGATCTGATCAGGGAATACTTGCTCCTCATTTTGTAATATTTATAAAAAGTTATTTAGAAGAAAAATATGGCAAAGATTTAATAGAAGAAGGAGGACTTAAAGTAACAACCACTCTTGACTACAAGCTTCAAGAAAAAGCTGAGAAGATAGTTGCTGAATATGGGCAAGAAAACGAGGAAAAATTTAATGCTTCAAATGCAGGAATGGTGGGGATAGACCCGAAAACAGGCCAGATACTTGTAATGGTTGGCTCCCGAGATTATTTTAACGCCGAAAAAGAAGGTAATTTTAATGTTACCTTAGCCAAACGCCAGCCAGGCTCCGCCTTTAAGCCTTTTGTATATGCTACAGCATTCAAGAAGGGTTTTACTCCAGACACTGTCGTCTTTGACCTTCAAACTGAATTTCAATCAAATTGCAAACCTGACGGCACTCCAAAATATACAGAAGTTAATCCTGATGACTGTTATCATCCTGGAAATTATGACGGCATTTTCCATGGCCCCATATCATTTCGCGATGCATTAGCTCAATCCATAAACATTCCAGCCGTAAAAGCGCTTTATCTTGCAGGGTTACAAGACTCGCTTCAAACTGCCAAAGATATGGGAATAAGCACCCTTTCAAATGTAAACCAATATGGACTGACACTTGTATTAGGAGGCGGCGAGGTAACTCCGCTTGATATAACAGGGGCTTACGGCGCATTTGCTACCGGTGGGATAAAAAATCCAACAACTGGAATCTTAAAAATAGAAGATAATAATGGAAAAATTATTGAGGAATTCTCTCCGGAACCAAAGCGTGTTCTTGATGAAAATATAGCTTTAATGATATCTGACATCTTATCAGACAATAATGCCAGAACACCGGCATTTGGAAGCAACTCTTATCTTTATTTCCCGGAAAAAGACGTGGCGGCTAAAACAGGAACTACAAATGACTACAAAGACGCATGGATAGTCGGGTATACGCCGAACTTTGCGCTCGGAGCGTGGGCAGGGAACAACAATAACTCAGAAATGGAGAAAAAGGTGGCTGGTTTTATTGTGGCTCCTATGTGGAACACATTTTTTAAAGAAGTTTTAATTGATCTGCCTGAAGAAAAATTCAAGGAACCTAATATACCAATACCGGAAAAACCGATTCTTCACGGTATTTGGCAAGGAGGAGAGAGTTATTTTATAGATAAAATTTCAAAGAAACTTGCGACTGAATTTACCCCTTTAGAATTAAGAGAAGAGAGGGTGGTTACAGATGTTCACTCAATACTTTATTGGGTAGATAAGAATAACCCGCTTGGGCCGAAACCTGAAGAACCTGAAAATGACCTTCAATTTGAATTATGGGAAGATCCGGTTTTAAAGTGGGTAGAAAATCAAAAAATAAAGACCGAGACCGCGAATGATACGCCTAAAGAATTTGACGATGTTCATAAACCTGAATTTATGCCGAAAATAAACATAATAGAACCTAAGTCTGAAAATATTTATAATAAAAATGATAAAATAACACTCCAGATTCAAAATTACAGCAAATTTCCAATATCAAGAGTGGATATATTCTTAAATAACATATATCTTGGCTCTACAGTAAATGCTCCTTTTAACTTCTCATTTAACCCAAACAACACCGAGGGACTTGGTGATAAAAACGAACTTAAGGTAATAGTTTACGATAGCGTAAAAAACAAAGGAGAAACGACTATGGAGCTTAATATAGGTCTATAAATCTACCTTATATCTATTATTGTTTTAGAATAGAATTGTTTTTCCAACTCTTCTAAAATCTGCTGTTTTTTAAAGAAAATTTCATTCTTAATCATTGGATTTGCTTTAATAAATACAGTCGGTTTATTAACTACAATATTCTCTTTTTCTAATTTAATACCTGTTTTATTTAAAATAATCTCCATAATATCATCTACAATGGCTTCTTTGGGGATTTTTAGACTTTTAAATTTTTCCAAAAAAGGAGAAAGAGTTTTCCACATAATATTTTAAATTCGAAGCACGAAATAACGAAATTCGAAATAATATCTAAGTTATAAATTCTAATTTTTTAATTTTTTTAAATTTTGTATTTTGGTCATTTGAATTTGTTTCGTGCTTCTGATTTCGTGCTTCGTATTTATATATTTATATATTTTTATGCATTCATTGGCATAACTAAATATTGAAAATCGCTTGTATTTTTATTGGTTATAACAAGCGGTTTATTTGGCCCGTTAAAATTCATCACTATAGTATCAGTATTTATATAATTCAAACAGTCTACAATATATCTATAATTAAACGATATTTTAATATCTTCACCGATAATATCTGAATTAATAGTTGTGTTATATTCTCCTGTTTCTTGGCTTGATGTCTTAATTTCTATCATATTATCACTTTTATGTATAATTAAATTAACTTCATTTAATCTTCCGGAGAAAATACTTGCTGTTTTCAATATATTCATCAAATCTTCCTTATTAACAACAGCCGTAGTTGTAAACTTTTGCGGAATAATCTGCTTATAATCAGGAAAAATGCCGTCAATTAATCTTGATATAAACTTAATATTATCAACTATTAATATAATTTGATTTTTATCAAAAATAATATCAATATCTCCTTCTTTATTTTCAAAAATACGTATTATTTCAACTATACTCCTATAAGGAATAATTAAAGGTGAAAATCCTTTAAATTTGTATGGTATTTTTTTCTCCGCTAAACGAAAAGAATCAGTTGCTACAAAAACTAAAGGTGTTTTATCTGAAGAATTGATATAAACACTTGATATCTCCGGTTTAATACCTGACAATGAAGCTCCGTAATAAACTGACTTTAAACCGGAGATAAATTCTTTTACCGGCAAGGAAAATACATTTTCTTCTTTTATTGTTGGAAGTGAAGGAAAATCGTCAATCGGATAGCTTTTTATAAGCGTTGATGTATTTGGCGCTGAAATAACAAGATTATTATTCACTAATTCAAGATTTATATTATCAGCTTTATTAAAATTAGATAAAAAACCATTAATAATACCTGCTGGCACCGCAACTTCACCTTCCTCTTCTATTTTTGCCGGTATATTAATTTCAATACCAATCTCCAGGTTAGTTGCTGTTAATTTTATTTTTCCCGGTTTGTTATTTTTAGCTGATATTAAAACAGAGCCGAGTATCGGTAAGTGTAAATTTTTATTTGTTATTTTTTCAGCTAAAGATATAGAATCTTTTAAATGTTTTTTTAAACAAGTAATCTTCATAGTAATTAATATTTATTATTTATATAAAATTTTTTATTATTATTAGTGTTGTGTATAAGTGGAAAACTGATTATTAACTTGTTATTATATATCTTTTTTAAAAAATAAAATGTTAATAAAATGATAATTTAAAATCTAATAAGATGTGTGTATTTATTAAGAAAAATTTATACGAATAATAATCTACTTCTTATCCCTAATATGTTATAAAATTTTCCACACACTTATTAACAGTTTAATCTTTATAAAGTATTTCTCTTATTTGTGTTATTTCTTGATTTAACCTTTCATTCTTATTAATTTCATTTAAAATTTTTTCATATGAATAAATAACAGTGGTATGGTCTCTGCCGCCGAATTTTTTCCCTATATAAGGGAAAGAACTGTTAAAATCTTCCCGTAATAAATACATCGCTATTTGTCTTGGCGTAACATATTCTTTTTTTCTTGTTTTTCCGAAAATAAACTTTTCTTCAATATTATAAAAATCAGCAATTGTCTTAATAATAGCGTTTATCGTTACGGTTTTATAAGGTTTTATATTCTTTTTCAAAATATCTTTGATTTCTTGAATTGAAATTTCTCTGTTTTTAACTTTTATCTCCCCTATTATAATGTTTAAAGCACCCTCAAGTTCTCTAATACTGTCTTTTATAACAGATGCTATATATTCAATAGTTTCATTTGGTAATGTAAAATTTTTACTTTCCAATTTAGACTTTAAAATCGCCAACCTTGATTCAAAGTCGGGTTTTGATACATCTACCATCATTCCGCCTTCAAAACGCGACCTAAGGCGTTCCTCAAGCCCTTCTATATGCTTTGGAGGCTTATCGCACGAGAAGACAATTTGCCTGTTTGACTCATAAAGAGAATTAAAGATATGAAAAAATTCTTCCTGGGTCTTTTGTTTGCCTGAGAAAAATTGGATATCGTCAATTATTAACAGATTACATTGCCTGTATTTCTCTTTAAAATTGTAAATATTGTTGCTTCTTATTGATTCTATGAGGTCGCTGGTGAATTTCTCAGACGTTATGTATCTTATTTTGGCGCTGTTGTTTGTCTCTTTCAGTTTATTACCGATTGCTTGTAAAAGATGAGTTTTTCCAAGACCTGTTCCTCCGTATATAAAAAGAGGGTTATATTGAGAGCCTAAATTTTTTGAAATTGTTTCTGCTGCGGTGTAGGCAAGCTCGTTAAAAGAGCCAACTATAAAAGAGTCAAAAGTGTATCTGGGGTTTAAATTGTCTTCACTGTTGATATAAAGCTCATTGAACTCAAGTTGATTCTCGCTTTCTTTATGGCTTGATTGCTGATTTTTTTGAAGATTGTTTGAGTTTTGGGGGAGAATTATATATTCTACGCTTCTTACATTTGGATCAAGACATCGCAACGCCTTTGTTATTAATTTATGATATTTATTAAAAAGCCACTCTTTTGCGAATGTATTTGGAACATTGATAAAAATAGTACCGTCTTCTTTGTTCGCTATATTTGTGTTTTGAAACCATGTTGTGAAGTTTGCAGGTGAAATATTTAATTCTATTTCAGCCAACACCCCTTCCCAAAGTTTTTCTTTTTCCATAATCGTTTATTATTATACCTTTTAAATATAGAAAAATAAAAATCAGCTAAACCTTATTGTTATGTTAATAATAAGTGGAGCAGTTGTGAAGATTGACCTTGATTAAAATTTTCATCTTAATGTTGTTTTTAAATAAAACTTGGCCGACCTTAGTTTTTAATATGATTGACTAAGCTTGAAATTATACTATACTGGTAATTATGTCAGTTACATATCAGCCTAAAAATAGAAAAAGGAAAAAAACACATGGTTTCCTTGTCAGACAGAAAACTGCCGGCGGAAAGAAGGTTCTTGCTTCTCGCAGGCAAAAAGGAAGAAAAAAACTAGCTGTCTAGTTTTTTTCTTTATTTTAAGGTGTTTTACCTGATGAGTCTTGTTTTATTGAATAAAATTAAGAATCCTTCATTTTATAACTATATGTTGCCTAAAAAAAGAAGGGTGGATAAAAATTCCTTCAAAAAACTTTTTAAGGAAGGAAAAACAATAAAATCAGAGTTCTTTACATTAAAAATTCGATATACAGATAGTAATTTAAGTAAATTTTCAGTTATTGTCCCTGTTTCTGTTGAAAAAAAGGCCACAGAGAGAAATAAACTTAAAAGACGGGGTAGGAGTGTTTTATTAAAAAATATAGACAGTATAAAAAGAGGATTAGAAATGCTTGTTTTTTTAAAAAAAGAGTCCAAAGAGCTTAAATTTGCTGATTTTGAGAAGAATCTCGTTTTTCTATTGGTAAAATCGGGATTATTAGGTAAAAAATAAAATTAATTTATATATGACTTTTTTAAAATTACTTTATATTTCAGTATTTTATGAACCTCTTTATAACGGTTTGGCTTTTTTGGCTAACCTTGCGCCTTTTGGCGATATTGGTATTGCAATTATTGCTCTGACTCTGGTTGTAAAATTTATATTATTCCCTTTTTCTCATAAAACAATTGTTACTCAATTAAAAATGCGCAAGCTTGAGCCTGAAATATCGGCGCTTAAAGAGAAGCATAAAGAAGACAAACAAGAGCAGGCAAAAAAGGTTATGAGTTTATATCGCGAGCATGGGATTAATCCTATGTCGGGGTTTTTAATGCTTTTAATACAGCTACCTATAATATTTGCGCTGTATAAGGTTTTTTTAAATGGCCTTAGTTTTAACCCGGATGATCTTTATTATTTTATCTCTGTCCCTGACAATATAAGGACTTCATTCTTGGGTATATTTGATTTGACTCAGAAAAGCTATATCCTTGCCGGCTTTGCGGCAATTACTCAATTTTTCCAAATGAGGCTTGCCACACCGCCTTTGGCTAAAAAAGATAATAGTAAAAAGAGCTCTTTTCAGGATGATTTTGCCCGCAGTATGAATATACAGATGAGATATATAATGCCTCTTTTTGTATTTTTTATAGCATTTAAGTTTTCATCGGCTATCGCCCTTTATTGGACAACTATGAATATTTTTGCTATAGTTCATGAAATACTAGTCAGATTTAAAGCTAAAAAAATGTTTCTAAATGGAGACTCAAAAGGATATAATAAAAAAAATAATAGAGGAACTTCTTTCGAAAATGACAATCGCGGGCGAGATTGATATTGTTGACGAAATTGACGGCGCTCGTTTTACGGTAAGGACCAGGAGTATAAATACTCTAATAGGAAATAACGGGCAAAATCTTAGCTCTTTTTCTCATATTGTAAAAAAAATTTCTGAAGTAAAATTAAGAAAAGCCGGATTTGATAATTCGCTTCAGTTTTCGGTTGACGTTAATGATTATCAGCTTAAAAAGACTGAAGAATTAAAGAGTCTGGCTAAGATGAATGCTCAAAGAGTCAGATATTTCAAGAAAGAGATTATTTTACCTCATATGAACTCTTATGAGAGGAGAATTATCCATACTGCTTTGGCTGAATACCCTGATATTAAGACAGAGAGTATCGGAGAAGGAGAAGAAAGGAGGATTGTTATTAAGCCTTTATAATTAATTTTATTAAAGTCCGGTGCAGTCCGGATTTTTTAATAAACAAAGCCAATTATCCACGGATAATCTCTCTGCCCTGGCATCTATCGGTATTCCGCATTTTAACAAGCACGCGGTGTTTATTAAGTTTAGATTATTTTTTAATAGTTTTCTTTTACTTGAGAAACCTTTTTTTACGATTTCAAAAAATTTTTTCTCATCTATTGTTTCTTGAGGCGAGGTAAAATTCTTTTTTGAAATATCACTTATTAGAATAATAGCCGAATCAACTTTAGGCTTTGGATTGAAAAACATTGCCGGAACTTTTTTTATAAATTTCGGCGTTCCATAGACTTTTACGCTAATGGACAAAATACTTTCTTTCCGTTGTCCTTTATGTTCTTTGGTTGTTATTCTATCGGACACTTCTTTTTGGACTAAAAGGACAATTTTTTCAGGTTGAACTCTTGTTTCTAAGAAGGTTTTTAATAATCGCGATGTTATATAGTATGGGATATTAGCTACAATTTTATAAGATTTATCCTTTAATATATAAGGTTTTGGGTCAAAATCTAATGCATCGCCATATATTAACTCAAGTTTTTTATTTATTATTTCTTTTTTAAATTTGTCCTTTAGAAAGTTTATTA
This window harbors:
- the ruvC gene encoding crossover junction endodeoxyribonuclease RuvC yields the protein MIILGIDPGYERLGIAILEKKKGREELLFSDCIKTSAKIPFNERLFIIGKELEKIIKKWKPDITAIEKLFFTTNQKTAMRVSEVRGLIIYLVMLYKSELREFTPLEIKTAVVGYGKAEKRQVEHMVKTILKLKDKEMADDETDAIACALTCSACLPADLSTSRQPIYPLLHSKSKLK
- the tyrS gene encoding tyrosine--tRNA ligase — its product is MLINTDKQKINEVLTRGVEEVIDFNHLKERMEKGEMLRVKFGIDPTGPKIHLGRAVPLRKLRAFQDLGHQIVLIVGDFTARIGDPSDKLEKRPMLTKEDIEKNMKDYIVQLGKILDMGKVEVHYNSEFLSKLNLEEIAELAESFSVGQMLARRNFKDRFEKGEEISVREFLYPLMQGYDSLVVNTDLEIGGFDQLFNLKAGRIVQRHYGKPEQDILITKMIEGTDGRKMSTSWGNVINIIDEPNEIFGKLMSISDELIAKYLLLATDMPEGEIIDIGGKMEKGELNPRDAKMELAKRVVEIYYGNVEAESAKNNFIETFQKGGIPEDVKEAEAEIGANLNDVLLGEGLVSSKADFRRLIEGNAIEINDEKITDAQYKIKKDCLVRVGKYRFLKIKIK
- a CDS encoding penicillin-binding protein encodes the protein MLHKKIMKDKGFISIKGLIAASFIILFTGGGIFLLWANTLQMPDFGSFEQRKIIQSTKIYDKTGKVLLYDVHQNIQRTVVSLEKISRHIKNATVAIEDAEFYQHSGIRPTAIFRAVFIQPLKGKGVQGGSTITQQVIKNTLLSREKKISRKLKEAVLSLRLEKLMSKDEILNIYLNEAPYGGSIYGTEEAAMTFFGKNAQDVTLAEAAYLAAIPKAPTFYSPYGNNRDKLDERKNIVLNRMLELGFVSEKDAEEAKNEEVYFVPRSDQGILAPHFVIFIKSYLEEKYGKDLIEEGGLKVTTTLDYKLQEKAEKIVAEYGQENEEKFNASNAGMVGIDPKTGQILVMVGSRDYFNAEKEGNFNVTLAKRQPGSAFKPFVYATAFKKGFTPDTVVFDLQTEFQSNCKPDGTPKYTEVNPDDCYHPGNYDGIFHGPISFRDALAQSINIPAVKALYLAGLQDSLQTAKDMGISTLSNVNQYGLTLVLGGGEVTPLDITGAYGAFATGGIKNPTTGILKIEDNNGKIIEEFSPEPKRVLDENIALMISDILSDNNARTPAFGSNSYLYFPEKDVAAKTGTTNDYKDAWIVGYTPNFALGAWAGNNNNSEMEKKVAGFIVAPMWNTFFKEVLIDLPEEKFKEPNIPIPEKPILHGIWQGGESYFIDKISKKLATEFTPLELREERVVTDVHSILYWVDKNNPLGPKPEEPENDLQFELWEDPVLKWVENQKIKTETANDTPKEFDDVHKPEFMPKINIIEPKSENIYNKNDKITLQIQNYSKFPISRVDIFLNNIYLGSTVNAPFNFSFNPNNTEGLGDKNELKVIVYDSVKNKGETTMELNIGL
- the dnaN gene encoding DNA polymerase III subunit beta, whose amino-acid sequence is MKITCLKKHLKDSISLAEKITNKNLHLPILGSVLISAKNNKPGKIKLTATNLEIGIEINIPAKIEEEGEVAVPAGIINGFLSNFNKADNINLELVNNNLVISAPNTSTLIKSYPIDDFPSLPTIKEENVFSLPVKEFISGLKSVYYGASLSGIKPEISSVYINSSDKTPLVFVATDSFRLAEKKIPYKFKGFSPLIIPYRSIVEIIRIFENKEGDIDIIFDKNQIILIVDNIKFISRLIDGIFPDYKQIIPQKFTTTAVVNKEDLMNILKTASIFSGRLNEVNLIIHKSDNMIEIKTSSQETGEYNTTINSDIIGEDIKISFNYRYIVDCLNYINTDTIVMNFNGPNKPLVITNKNTSDFQYLVMPMNA
- the dnaA gene encoding chromosomal replication initiator protein DnaA, which encodes MEKEKLWEGVLAEIELNISPANFTTWFQNTNIANKEDGTIFINVPNTFAKEWLFNKYHKLITKALRCLDPNVRSVEYIILPQNSNNLQKNQQSSHKESENQLEFNELYINSEDNLNPRYTFDSFIVGSFNELAYTAAETISKNLGSQYNPLFIYGGTGLGKTHLLQAIGNKLKETNNSAKIRYITSEKFTSDLIESIRSNNIYNFKEKYRQCNLLIIDDIQFFSGKQKTQEEFFHIFNSLYESNRQIVFSCDKPPKHIEGLEERLRSRFEGGMMVDVSKPDFESRLAILKSKLESKNFTLPNETIEYIASVIKDSIRELEGALNIIIGEIKVKNREISIQEIKDILKKNIKPYKTVTINAIIKTIADFYNIEEKFIFGKTRKKEYVTPRQIAMYLLREDFNSSFPYIGKKFGGRDHTTVIYSYEKILNEINKNERLNQEITQIREILYKD
- the rpmH gene encoding 50S ribosomal protein L34, encoding MSVTYQPKNRKRKKTHGFLVRQKTAGGKKVLASRRQKGRKKLAV
- the rnpA gene encoding ribonuclease P protein component; the encoded protein is MLPKKRRVDKNSFKKLFKEGKTIKSEFFTLKIRYTDSNLSKFSVIVPVSVEKKATERNKLKRRGRSVLLKNIDSIKRGLEMLVFLKKESKELKFADFEKNLVFLLVKSGLLGKK
- a CDS encoding YidC/Oxa1 family membrane protein insertase, with translation MTFLKLLYISVFYEPLYNGLAFLANLAPFGDIGIAIIALTLVVKFILFPFSHKTIVTQLKMRKLEPEISALKEKHKEDKQEQAKKVMSLYREHGINPMSGFLMLLIQLPIIFALYKVFLNGLSFNPDDLYYFISVPDNIRTSFLGIFDLTQKSYILAGFAAITQFFQMRLATPPLAKKDNSKKSSFQDDFARSMNIQMRYIMPLFVFFIAFKFSSAIALYWTTMNIFAIVHEILVRFKAKKMFLNGDSKGYNKKNNRGTSFENDNRGRD
- the rsmA gene encoding 16S rRNA (adenine(1518)-N(6)/adenine(1519)-N(6))-dimethyltransferase RsmA, which encodes MIKAKKRLGQNFLTSKSIVSLIVKSAEVNQKDTVLEVGPGKGVLTEELLKYAGRVIAIEKDKELINFLKDKFKKEIINKKLELIYGDALDFDPKPYILKDKSYKIVANIPYYITSRLLKTFLETRVQPEKIVLLVQKEVSDRITTKEHKGQRKESILSISVKVYGTPKFIKKVPAMFFNPKPKVDSAIILISDISKKNFTSPQETIDEKKFFEIVKKGFSSKRKLLKNNLNLINTACLLKCGIPIDARAERLSVDNWLCLLKNPDCTGL